TTGGGGCAAGCCCTGAGAGCGCTTTAAAATACAACGCCTTAACGAATACGGCTGAGATTTATCCCATTGCTGGCACTCGTTTAAGGGGCAAAGACAAGCAAGGGAATATTGATTACGATTTAGATAGTAAAATGGAATTTGATTTGCAACACGACTATAAAGAAAGGGCTGAACACATCATGCTAGTGGATTTAGCCAGAAACGACATGGCCAGGGTTTCAAAAAAACGCTATTGCGACAAGCTTTTAAAGGTGGATAAATATTCCAATGTCATGCATTTAGTCTCAAGGGTTGTGGGGGAATTGAAAAAAGGGTGCGATAGTTTGCATGCTTACAGGAGCTTTATGAACGCCGGCACGCTTAGCGGTGCGCCTAAAATCTCTGCGATCAGGCTCATTTACCAATTAGAAAAGCAAAGGAGAGGCTCTTATGGGGGGAGCGTGGGGTATTTAAACAGCGAGGGTTCTATGGATTCTTGCATCACTATCCGTTCATGTTTTGTTAAAAACAATAGGGCGCTGATCCAAGCAGGAGCCGGTATCGTGTTAGACAGCGTGCCGCAAAACGAAGCGAATGAAACAAGAGCCAAAGCGCAAGCCCTTATTGATGCGATCAGGAAAACAAGCTTATGAAAATCTTTTTTATAGATAATTTTGATTCTTTCTCTTATAATTTGGTGTATGAATTAGAGTGTTTGGGTTATGAAGTGGCTGTCTATCAAAACGATATTGATCCGAGTTATCTTATGGGTTTAATGAATGAAGAATCAAAAACGCCTTTATTGTTCATTTCACCCGGGCCAGGTAATCCTAGCAGTTCAGGCAATCTTTTAGAAATCATTGCAATGGCTAAAAAGAAATTCCCTATTTTAGGGGTTTGTTTAGGCTTACAGGCTTTAGCGCAAAGCTATGGGGCTAAAATCATAAGGAGCAAAGAAATCGTGCATGGCAAAGCGACCACTATCGCGCTCAAAAAGCATGCCGTTTTTAAAGGTTTAGGGGAAAGCATGGTGGTGGGGCGTTACCATTCTTTAATGGCGAGCGGGTTGCCTAAAAATTTAGAAGTGATCGCCGAACATGACAATATCCCTATGGCTATTGTCAATGAAGAAGATAAAATCTTAGCCTATCAATTCCACCCTGAAAGCATCATGACTTTACAGGGGAGGGCGTTGTTAGAGCAAAGCGTGGGGTTTTTAGAAGGGTTATTATGAAAGAGATTTTAAACGCTCTTTATCATCAAAAAGACTTGAACGATGAAGAAGTCAAAAAGTTATTCACCCTTATTATCCACGAAAAAGTAAGCCCAGCGCAACTTGGGGCCATTTTATGCGCTTTAAAAATCAAGGGCGAGAGCTTTAAGGAGATTAGCGTCGCTGCAACCACGCTTTTAGAGCATGCCCCTAAGCCTTTTAACAGCGGCTTGGATTTAATAGACAATTGCGGCACAGGGGGCGATGGGCTAAAAACGATTAACATCAGCACGATTGCTGCACTCATTGCCAGCTCTATGGGATTATCTATGGCCAAACACGGATCAAGGAGCGTTTCCAGTCATAGCGGGAGCGCGGATTTGTTGGAAAATTTAGGCGTGAATATTGAAATGAATCCCACGCAGTTAGAGAATTGCTTCAAACAAACGCATTTTGGGTTTTTATTCGCGCCCTTATACCATCAAAGTTTTAAAAAATCCGCCCCTTTAAGAAAAGAGCTTTTCACTAAAACGATTTTTAATTGCTTAGGGCCTTTAATCAACCCCTTAAGGCCCAAAATCCAGCTTTTAGGCGTGTATGACAAATCCTTGTGTAAGACCATGGCGCTAGCGTTAAAGGCTTTAGGCGTTAAAAGGGCGATGGTGGTTAATGGAGGGGGGACAGATGAAATCGTGTTGCATGACATTACGCATGCATGTGAATTGAAAAATAATGAAATTTTAGAGTATGACTTGAGCGCTAAAGATTTTGATTTACCCCCCTATGATTTGAAAGAATTACAGATTGAAAACGCAAAAGAAAGCGTTCAAGCGTGTTTAGATATTTTAGAAAATAAAGGCAAAGATTCGCATACGATGGTGGTTGTGGCGAATGTGACGAGTTTGTTGTATTTGAGCCATAGGGCTAAAGATTTAAAAGAGGGCGTGGGCATGACTTTAGAGCATTTAAAAACCAAAGCGCCTTATGCGCATTTGCAAAAAATCATAAGGCTAAGCCATGCCTAGCGTGTTAGAAAACATCCTTAAAGACAAGCTCTTAGAAG
This DNA window, taken from Helicobacter pylori, encodes the following:
- the trpD gene encoding anthranilate phosphoribosyltransferase, whose protein sequence is MKEILNALYHQKDLNDEEVKKLFTLIIHEKVSPAQLGAILCALKIKGESFKEISVAATTLLEHAPKPFNSGLDLIDNCGTGGDGLKTINISTIAALIASSMGLSMAKHGSRSVSSHSGSADLLENLGVNIEMNPTQLENCFKQTHFGFLFAPLYHQSFKKSAPLRKELFTKTIFNCLGPLINPLRPKIQLLGVYDKSLCKTMALALKALGVKRAMVVNGGGTDEIVLHDITHACELKNNEILEYDLSAKDFDLPPYDLKELQIENAKESVQACLDILENKGKDSHTMVVVANVTSLLYLSHRAKDLKEGVGMTLEHLKTKAPYAHLQKIIRLSHA
- a CDS encoding aminodeoxychorismate/anthranilate synthase component II — encoded protein: MKIFFIDNFDSFSYNLVYELECLGYEVAVYQNDIDPSYLMGLMNEESKTPLLFISPGPGNPSSSGNLLEIIAMAKKKFPILGVCLGLQALAQSYGAKIIRSKEIVHGKATTIALKKHAVFKGLGESMVVGRYHSLMASGLPKNLEVIAEHDNIPMAIVNEEDKILAYQFHPESIMTLQGRALLEQSVGFLEGLL